One window of the Streptomyces asoensis genome contains the following:
- the aceB gene encoding malate synthase A, with translation MSAPAPSPLAIVDAEPLPRQEEVLTEAALAFVAELHRRFTPRRDELLARRAERRAEIARTSTLDFLPETAAIRADDSWRVAPCPAALDDRRVEITGPTDRKMTVNALNSGARVWLADFEDASAPTWENVVLGQLNLADAYTRNIDFTDPRSGKSYALKDAGELATVVMRPRGWHLNERHLVDADGRQVPGALVDFGLYFFHNAQRLLDLGKGPYFYLPKTESHLEARLWNEVFVFAQDHVGIPQGTVRATVLIETITAAYEMDEILYELRDHASGLNAGRWDYLFSIVKNFRDGGAKFVLPDRNAVTMTAPFMRAYTELLVRTCHKRGAHAIGGMAAFIPSRRDEEVNKVAFEKVKADKDREANDGFDGSWVAHPDLVPIAMASFDAVLGDRPNQKDRLREDVDVKAADLIAVDSLEARPTYPGLVNAVQVGIRYIEAWLRGLGAVAIFNLMEDAATAEISRSQIWQWINAGVEFEHDGTTVKATPELAREVAAGELAAIRAEIGEEAFAAGHWQQAHDLLLTVSLDDDYADFLTLPAYAQLRG, from the coding sequence ATGTCCGCACCAGCGCCGTCCCCGCTGGCCATCGTCGACGCCGAGCCCCTGCCCCGGCAGGAGGAGGTCCTCACCGAGGCGGCGCTCGCCTTCGTGGCCGAACTGCACCGGCGGTTCACACCGCGCCGGGACGAGCTCCTCGCCCGGCGCGCGGAGCGCCGCGCCGAGATCGCCCGCACCTCCACCCTCGACTTCCTCCCGGAGACCGCGGCGATCCGCGCGGACGACTCCTGGAGGGTGGCCCCCTGCCCCGCGGCCCTGGACGACCGCCGGGTCGAGATCACCGGCCCGACCGACCGCAAGATGACCGTCAACGCCCTCAACTCGGGCGCCCGGGTCTGGCTCGCGGACTTCGAGGACGCCTCGGCGCCCACCTGGGAGAACGTCGTCCTCGGTCAGCTCAACCTGGCCGACGCCTACACCCGGAACATCGACTTCACCGACCCGAGGTCGGGCAAGTCGTACGCCCTGAAGGACGCGGGCGAGCTCGCCACCGTCGTCATGCGCCCGCGCGGCTGGCATCTGAACGAGCGTCACCTCGTCGACGCGGACGGCCGTCAGGTCCCCGGCGCCCTGGTCGACTTCGGCCTCTACTTCTTCCACAACGCCCAGCGCCTGCTCGACCTCGGCAAGGGCCCGTACTTCTACCTCCCGAAGACGGAGTCGCACCTGGAGGCCCGCCTCTGGAACGAGGTGTTCGTCTTCGCGCAGGACCACGTCGGCATCCCGCAGGGCACCGTCCGTGCCACCGTGCTCATCGAGACGATCACGGCCGCGTACGAGATGGACGAGATCCTGTACGAACTCCGCGACCACGCCTCCGGGTTGAACGCGGGCCGCTGGGACTACCTGTTCTCCATCGTCAAGAACTTCCGTGACGGCGGCGCCAAGTTCGTCCTCCCGGACCGCAACGCGGTCACGATGACCGCCCCGTTCATGCGGGCGTACACCGAACTCCTCGTCCGCACCTGCCACAAGCGCGGCGCGCACGCGATCGGCGGTATGGCGGCCTTCATCCCGTCCCGCCGCGACGAGGAGGTCAACAAGGTCGCCTTCGAGAAGGTCAAGGCGGACAAGGACCGCGAGGCGAACGACGGTTTCGACGGGTCGTGGGTGGCCCACCCGGACCTGGTGCCGATCGCCATGGCCTCCTTCGACGCCGTGCTCGGCGACCGGCCGAACCAGAAGGACCGGCTGCGCGAGGACGTCGACGTCAAGGCGGCCGACCTGATCGCCGTCGACTCGCTGGAGGCCCGGCCGACCTACCCGGGCCTGGTCAACGCCGTGCAGGTCGGCATCCGTTACATCGAGGCCTGGCTGCGCGGCCTGGGCGCGGTCGCCATCTTCAACCTGATGGAGGACGCGGCCACCGCCGAGATCTCCCGCTCGCAGATCTGGCAGTGGATCAACGCGGGGGTGGAGTTCGAGCACGACGGGACCACGGTGAAGGCCACGCCCGAGCTGGCCCGCGAGGTCGCCGCCGGGGAACTGGCCGCGATCCGCGCGGAGATCGGCGAGGAGGCCTTCGCGGCCGGCCACTGGCAGCAGGCGCACGACCTGCTGCTGACGGTCTCCCTCGACGACGACTACGCGGACTTCCTCACCCTGCCGGCGTACGCGCAGCTGAGGGGCTGA
- a CDS encoding nucleotidyltransferase family protein: protein MTHKEDRAADQVTGLLLAAGGGRRLGGRPKALLEHRGRPLVEHAVGVLRTAGCARVHVVLGAAADTVRERARLEGCVIVPNPEWEQGMGTSLRAGLGSLAGTGARAALVLLVDQPGIGPRAVARVLAAHEDASSLVCAAYDGVRGHPVLFGAAHWAGIAATATGDRGARAYLKEHEEAITLVECGDVARPFDIDTPQDLAHLE, encoded by the coding sequence ATGACGCACAAGGAAGACCGGGCCGCGGACCAGGTGACCGGCCTGCTCCTCGCGGCGGGCGGGGGCCGCCGGCTCGGCGGACGCCCCAAGGCGCTGCTCGAACACCGGGGGCGGCCGCTCGTCGAACACGCGGTGGGGGTGCTGCGTACGGCGGGCTGCGCACGAGTGCACGTGGTGCTCGGGGCCGCCGCCGACACCGTACGGGAGCGGGCTCGGCTGGAGGGGTGCGTGATCGTGCCGAACCCGGAGTGGGAGCAGGGCATGGGCACGTCACTGCGGGCCGGACTCGGCTCGCTCGCCGGGACGGGAGCGCGTGCCGCGCTGGTCCTCCTCGTCGACCAGCCCGGCATCGGGCCGCGGGCCGTGGCCCGGGTGCTGGCCGCTCACGAGGACGCGTCCTCGCTCGTCTGCGCCGCCTACGACGGCGTACGCGGCCATCCCGTGCTGTTCGGAGCCGCCCACTGGGCGGGCATCGCGGCGACTGCCACCGGCGACCGGGGGGCACGTGCCTATCTGAAGGAACACGAGGAGGCGATCACGCTCGTCGAGTGCGGTGACGTGGCCCGCCCCTTCGACATCGACACCCCGCAGGACCTCGCACACCTGGAGTGA
- a CDS encoding DUF5955 family protein, translated as MLRSLRQRAVTGSYEDPRVAVLRTAVSRLRRELATYPAEFPDRAIAEDELAALAAMVTHGVPEVPRLRRSLLLIAGAIGSVSALARSLSEVRHAVELFGETPRR; from the coding sequence GTGTTGCGGAGCTTGAGGCAGAGGGCAGTGACCGGCAGCTACGAGGATCCGAGGGTGGCGGTACTGCGGACCGCGGTGTCCCGGCTGCGCCGCGAACTCGCCACGTATCCGGCCGAGTTCCCGGACCGCGCGATCGCCGAGGACGAACTCGCCGCGCTCGCCGCGATGGTGACCCACGGCGTCCCCGAAGTCCCCCGGTTGCGCCGTTCCCTGCTGCTGATCGCGGGCGCGATCGGCTCGGTGAGCGCACTGGCCAGGAGCCTGTCGGAGGTACGCCACGCAGTGGAGCTGTTCGGGGAGACGCCGCGCCGCTGA
- a CDS encoding IclR family transcriptional regulator produces the protein MPTSSASTTDSAKSASGGVQSLERAFDLLERMADAGGEVGLSELSASSGLPLPTIHRLMRTLVACGYVRQQPNRRYALGPRLIRLGESAARLLGTWARPYLARLVEETGETANMALLDGDEIVYVAQVPSKHSMRMFTEVGRRVLPHSTGVGKALLAGFPDDEVRALLARTGMPAATDKTIITPDGFLAALADVRQAGYAVDDNEQEIGVRCLAVPVPDSPTPAAISISGPAGRVTESATEKIVPVLRQVAVELSQALTSSGPAV, from the coding sequence GTGCCGACGTCCAGCGCCAGCACCACCGACTCCGCCAAGTCCGCCAGCGGCGGGGTCCAGTCCCTCGAGCGCGCCTTCGATCTCCTCGAGCGGATGGCGGACGCGGGCGGCGAGGTCGGCCTGAGTGAGCTGTCCGCGAGCAGCGGGCTCCCCCTGCCCACCATCCACCGCCTGATGCGCACCCTGGTGGCCTGCGGTTACGTCCGCCAGCAGCCCAACCGCCGCTATGCGCTGGGCCCTCGGCTGATCCGGCTCGGCGAGTCCGCCGCCCGGCTGCTGGGCACCTGGGCCCGCCCCTACCTGGCCCGCCTGGTCGAGGAGACCGGCGAGACGGCCAACATGGCACTGCTCGACGGCGACGAGATCGTGTACGTGGCGCAGGTGCCGTCCAAGCACTCGATGCGGATGTTCACCGAGGTCGGCCGCCGGGTCCTGCCGCACTCGACGGGGGTCGGCAAGGCGCTGCTCGCGGGCTTCCCGGACGACGAGGTGCGCGCCCTGCTCGCCCGCACCGGCATGCCCGCCGCCACGGACAAGACGATCATCACCCCGGACGGTTTCCTCGCGGCCCTCGCCGACGTGCGGCAGGCCGGTTACGCGGTCGACGACAACGAGCAGGAGATCGGCGTGCGCTGCCTGGCGGTGCCGGTGCCGGACTCCCCCACCCCCGCGGCCATCTCCATCTCCGGCCCGGCGGGCCGCGTCACGGAGTCGGCCACGGAGAAGATCGTGCCGGTACTGCGGCAGGTCGCGGTGGAACTGTCACAGGCGCTGACGAGTTCCGGTCCGGCGGTCTAG
- the allB gene encoding allantoinase AllB — protein sequence MSEAELVLRSTRVITPEGSRPAAVAVAAGRITAVLPYDAPVPEGARLEDFGDDVLLPGLVDTHVHVNDPGRTHWEGFWTATRAAAAGGITTLVDMPLNSLPPTTTVDHLRVKREVAADKAHIDIGFWGGALPDNVKDLRPLHESGVFGFKAFLSPSGVDEFPHLDQDRLARSLAEIAGFDGLLIVHAEDPHHLDAAPQRGGPRYADFLASRPRDAEDTAIANLVAQAKRLHARVHVLHLSSSDALPLIAAAKAEGVRITAETCPHYLTLTAEEVPDGASEFKCCPPIRESANQDLLWQALADGTIDCVVTDHSPSTADLKTDDFATAWGGISGLQLSLAAVWTEARRRGHGLEDVVRWMSARTAALVGLSHKGAIEAGRDADFAVLAPDETFTVDPAALQHRNRVTAYAGKTLYGVVKSTWLRGERIVSDGEFTEPKGRLLTRTP from the coding sequence GTGTCCGAGGCTGAACTGGTGCTGCGCTCGACGCGCGTCATCACTCCCGAAGGGTCACGGCCCGCCGCGGTCGCGGTCGCCGCCGGCCGGATCACGGCCGTACTGCCGTACGACGCGCCCGTCCCCGAGGGAGCCCGGCTGGAGGACTTCGGCGACGACGTCCTGCTGCCCGGCCTGGTCGACACTCATGTGCACGTCAACGATCCCGGCCGCACCCACTGGGAGGGCTTCTGGACCGCCACCCGCGCGGCGGCGGCCGGCGGCATCACCACCCTCGTCGACATGCCCCTCAACTCCCTCCCGCCGACCACCACGGTCGACCACCTCCGGGTCAAGCGGGAGGTCGCCGCCGACAAGGCGCACATCGACATCGGCTTCTGGGGCGGCGCCCTGCCCGACAACGTCAAGGACCTGCGTCCGCTGCACGAGTCCGGCGTCTTCGGCTTCAAGGCGTTCCTCTCCCCCTCGGGCGTGGACGAGTTCCCGCACCTCGACCAGGACCGGCTCGCCCGCTCCCTCGCCGAGATCGCCGGGTTCGACGGCCTGCTGATCGTGCACGCCGAGGACCCGCACCACCTCGACGCGGCCCCGCAGCGGGGCGGCCCCCGGTATGCCGACTTCCTGGCCAGCCGTCCCCGCGACGCCGAGGACACCGCCATCGCGAACCTCGTCGCGCAGGCGAAGCGCCTCCACGCGCGCGTGCACGTGCTGCACCTCTCCTCCAGCGACGCGCTGCCGCTGATCGCCGCCGCCAAGGCGGAGGGCGTCCGCATCACGGCCGAGACCTGCCCGCACTACCTGACCCTGACCGCCGAGGAAGTCCCCGACGGCGCCAGCGAGTTCAAGTGCTGCCCGCCCATCCGCGAGTCCGCCAACCAGGACCTGCTCTGGCAGGCCCTGGCGGACGGCACGATCGACTGTGTGGTCACCGACCACTCCCCGTCCACGGCCGACCTCAAGACCGACGACTTCGCGACGGCGTGGGGCGGCATCTCGGGCCTTCAGCTGAGCCTGGCGGCCGTGTGGACGGAGGCCCGCCGGCGGGGCCACGGCCTCGAGGACGTCGTCCGGTGGATGTCCGCACGTACGGCCGCCCTGGTGGGTCTCTCCCACAAGGGCGCGATCGAAGCGGGCCGCGACGCCGACTTCGCCGTCCTCGCCCCCGACGAGACCTTCACCGTCGACCCGGCGGCACTCCAACACCGCAACCGCGTCACGGCGTACGCCGGGAAGACCCTGTACGGCGTCGTGAAGTCCACCTGGCTGCGCGGCGAACGCATCGTCTCGGACGGCGAGTTCACCGAGCCGAAGGGCCGGCTCCTCACCCGCACCCCCTGA
- the alc gene encoding allantoicase gives MTAIESFTGDANPYGGGDPYADYRTADFPFTRYADLADRQLGAGVVAANDEFFAQRENLLVPGPAEFDPEHFGHKGKVMDGWETRRRRGASADHPWPTAEDHDWALVRLGAPGVVRGIVVDTAHFRGNYPQAVSVEGASVPGSPSPEELLGDHVKWTTLVPRTPVGGHAANGFSVSVEQRFTHLRVNQHPDGGIARLRVHGEVVPDPEWLTVLGTFDVVALENGGRAEDASNLFYSPASNTIQPGRSRKMDDGWETRRRRDRGNDWIRYRLAAQARIRALEIDTAYLKGNSAGWASVSVKDGESGEWTEILQRTRLQPDTNHRFVLPDPAVGTHARVDIHPDGGISRLRLFGSLTEAGTAALTARHQELGG, from the coding sequence GTGACGGCGATAGAGAGCTTCACCGGCGACGCGAACCCCTACGGCGGCGGCGACCCGTACGCGGACTACCGCACCGCCGACTTCCCCTTCACCCGGTACGCCGATCTCGCCGACCGGCAGCTCGGAGCCGGAGTCGTCGCCGCCAACGACGAGTTCTTCGCCCAGCGCGAGAACCTGCTGGTGCCCGGACCCGCCGAGTTCGACCCGGAGCACTTCGGGCACAAGGGCAAGGTCATGGACGGCTGGGAGACCCGCCGCCGCCGCGGCGCCTCCGCCGACCACCCGTGGCCGACCGCCGAGGACCACGACTGGGCCCTCGTCCGCCTCGGCGCGCCCGGGGTGGTCCGGGGCATCGTCGTCGACACGGCCCACTTCCGCGGCAACTACCCGCAGGCCGTGTCGGTCGAGGGCGCCTCGGTGCCGGGCTCGCCGTCCCCCGAGGAACTCCTCGGCGACCACGTGAAGTGGACGACGCTGGTCCCGCGCACGCCGGTGGGCGGCCACGCGGCAAACGGTTTCTCCGTCTCGGTGGAGCAGCGCTTCACCCACCTGCGGGTCAACCAGCACCCCGACGGCGGCATCGCCCGCCTGCGCGTGCACGGGGAGGTCGTGCCCGACCCCGAATGGCTGACGGTGCTCGGCACCTTCGACGTCGTCGCCCTGGAGAACGGCGGCCGCGCCGAGGACGCCTCCAACCTCTTCTACTCGCCGGCGAGCAACACCATCCAGCCGGGCCGCTCCCGCAAGATGGACGACGGCTGGGAGACCCGCCGCCGCCGCGACCGGGGCAACGACTGGATCCGCTACCGCCTGGCGGCCCAGGCGCGGATCCGCGCGCTGGAGATCGACACGGCCTACCTGAAGGGCAACAGCGCCGGCTGGGCCTCGGTGTCGGTCAAGGACGGCGAGAGCGGCGAGTGGACGGAGATCCTCCAGCGCACCCGTCTCCAGCCCGACACCAACCACCGCTTCGTCCTGCCGGACCCGGCGGTCGGCACGCACGCGCGCGTGGACATCCATCCCGACGGCGGCATCTCCCGCCTGCGCCTGTTCGGCTCCCTCACGGAAGCGGGCACGGCGGCGCTGACGGCCCGCCACCAGGAGCTCGGCGGCTGA
- a CDS encoding SDR family oxidoreductase — translation MTTTDKTLNGKVVLVTGGSRGIGAATALRLAREGADVAVTYVNGKEAAADVVAAVEALGRRAVALRADSADPGEAAGAVDRTVRALGGLDVLVNNAGVGVLGPLEGLDLSDVDRVLAVNVRGVFLASQAAAGRMADGGRIITIGTCMTQRVPGPGGTLYAMSKSALIGLTKALARELGPRGITANLVHPGPIDTDMNPADGPYAAGQATMTALGRFGTAQEVAATVAHLAGAAYVTGAEFAVDGGHAA, via the coding sequence ATGACAACGACCGACAAGACCCTGAACGGCAAGGTGGTCCTCGTGACCGGCGGCAGCCGCGGCATCGGAGCGGCCACCGCGCTGCGACTGGCCCGCGAGGGCGCGGACGTGGCGGTGACCTACGTGAACGGCAAGGAGGCGGCCGCGGACGTCGTAGCGGCCGTGGAGGCGCTGGGGCGGCGGGCGGTGGCCCTGCGCGCGGACTCGGCGGACCCCGGGGAGGCGGCCGGGGCGGTGGACCGTACGGTCCGGGCGCTGGGCGGCCTCGACGTGCTGGTGAACAACGCGGGCGTCGGCGTCCTCGGACCACTGGAGGGGCTCGACCTCTCCGACGTCGACCGGGTGCTCGCCGTGAACGTGCGCGGGGTGTTCCTGGCCTCGCAGGCGGCCGCCGGGCGGATGGCGGACGGCGGACGGATCATCACGATCGGCACCTGTATGACCCAGCGGGTGCCCGGCCCCGGCGGGACCCTGTACGCGATGAGCAAGTCGGCCCTGATCGGTCTGACCAAGGCCCTCGCCCGGGAGCTGGGCCCGCGCGGGATCACGGCGAACCTCGTCCACCCCGGCCCGATCGACACGGACATGAACCCGGCCGACGGCCCGTACGCGGCGGGTCAGGCGACGATGACCGCGCTGGGCCGCTTCGGCACGGCGCAGGAGGTGGCCGCGACGGTCGCGCACCTGGCGGGGGCCGCCTACGTCACGGGCGCCGAGTTCGCCGTGGACGGCGGTCACGCGGCATAG
- a CDS encoding AIM24 family protein: MTLQQEIVGNAMQMAVVNLSPGQTVYCEAGKFLFKTVDVTMETRLGGPSGSSSGGGSGGQPQGGPSGGGRGGMLRQAMGTAMQVGQRALAGESLAFQYFTAQGGEGTVGFAGVLPGEMRALELDGTRAWFAEKDAFVAAESTVDFGIAFQGGRTGMKGGEGFVLEKFTGRGTVIIAGAGNFIDLDPADFGGRIEVDTGCVVAFEEGIRYGVQRVGDLNRQGVMNAVFGGEGLSLATLEGSGRVILQSLTIESLANALRKAQGGDKQGPTGGLFSTNAG, translated from the coding sequence GTGACCCTTCAGCAAGAAATCGTCGGCAACGCCATGCAGATGGCGGTCGTCAATCTGTCCCCCGGCCAGACCGTGTACTGCGAGGCCGGAAAGTTCCTGTTCAAGACGGTCGACGTGACCATGGAGACCCGTCTGGGCGGCCCCTCCGGCAGCAGCAGCGGCGGCGGCAGCGGCGGGCAACCGCAGGGCGGCCCGTCCGGCGGCGGCAGGGGCGGCATGCTGCGCCAGGCCATGGGCACGGCCATGCAGGTCGGCCAGCGCGCCCTCGCGGGCGAGTCGCTGGCGTTCCAGTACTTCACCGCCCAGGGCGGCGAGGGCACGGTCGGCTTCGCGGGCGTGCTCCCCGGCGAGATGCGCGCCCTGGAGCTGGACGGCACGCGCGCGTGGTTCGCCGAGAAGGACGCGTTCGTGGCCGCCGAGTCCACCGTCGACTTCGGCATCGCCTTCCAGGGCGGCCGCACCGGCATGAAGGGCGGCGAGGGCTTCGTTCTGGAGAAGTTCACCGGCCGCGGCACGGTGATCATCGCGGGGGCCGGCAACTTCATCGACCTCGACCCGGCCGACTTCGGGGGCCGTATCGAGGTCGACACCGGCTGTGTGGTCGCCTTCGAGGAGGGCATTCGGTACGGCGTCCAGCGCGTCGGCGATCTCAACCGCCAGGGGGTCATGAACGCGGTGTTCGGCGGCGAGGGCCTGTCCCTGGCCACCCTGGAGGGCAGCGGCCGCGTCATCCTCCAGTCCCTCACCATCGAGAGTCTCGCCAACGCCCTGAGGAAGGCCCAGGGCGGCGACAAGCAGGGGCCGACCGGCGGACTGTTCTCGACGAACGCCGGCTGA